Proteins encoded in a region of the Flammeovirga yaeyamensis genome:
- a CDS encoding BatD family protein, with amino-acid sequence MKKYTYIIDNTFGLLKASLFALLFFVGGNVFAQTIELNIGKTDIGINESFEITLTVKNGRMNNYSEFPDIPGFRKGRPSSSSQTTIINGQVSTQQSVTQLYQPTKQGTFTLAAFTMKVGDKSKNHPGASIKVGKPVQRQTYDPFADFWGRGNSFDRNQDNQQFIDVKADAFYAVSTDKSSVYRGEGFKMDISFYIAISNQAELEFYKMDEQITNILKAVKPKNCWEENFNIESIRPQIITINGKSYRQYKIYEAMFYPLNTEDIVIPTTELEMVKYQVSKRQSFFGRERKEDREVFKSKGKTIRIKDLPDNPQKELSSVGNYRLREKLSDKQLKTGESVTLEFRVEGEGNINAIRQPNLSETDSLLFYPPSVSQSINRANGKVVGAKTFQYYIEPQEPGEYLLKDFISLSIFNPKTKKYQTLYPEGKIVVEGESLRNAQISKSDLGSFYDAMKNANNSLLFMDDTNWVKIILNIFVVITIGLTVFINVKKF; translated from the coding sequence ATGAAAAAATATACATATATCATAGACAATACTTTTGGCTTATTAAAAGCTTCTTTATTCGCCTTGTTGTTTTTTGTTGGGGGAAATGTATTTGCTCAAACAATAGAACTGAATATTGGTAAAACAGATATAGGTATTAACGAAAGCTTTGAAATTACTTTAACAGTAAAAAATGGAAGGATGAATAATTATTCTGAATTTCCGGATATTCCAGGCTTTAGAAAAGGAAGACCCTCTTCTTCGTCTCAAACTACCATCATTAATGGTCAGGTTTCTACTCAGCAAAGTGTTACTCAGTTGTATCAACCAACAAAGCAAGGAACATTTACATTAGCTGCCTTTACAATGAAAGTGGGTGATAAGTCTAAAAATCATCCTGGAGCATCTATTAAAGTAGGAAAACCTGTACAAAGACAAACGTACGATCCCTTTGCCGATTTCTGGGGAAGAGGAAATTCATTTGATAGAAATCAAGATAACCAACAATTTATTGATGTGAAGGCGGATGCGTTTTATGCCGTAAGCACAGATAAATCATCAGTATACAGAGGAGAAGGCTTTAAGATGGATATTTCGTTTTATATCGCTATTTCGAATCAAGCGGAATTAGAGTTTTATAAAATGGACGAACAAATTACCAACATATTAAAGGCAGTGAAACCTAAGAACTGTTGGGAAGAGAACTTTAATATAGAATCTATTCGACCTCAAATCATCACTATCAATGGTAAATCATATAGACAGTATAAAATATATGAAGCCATGTTCTATCCTTTAAATACAGAAGATATTGTGATTCCTACAACTGAGTTGGAAATGGTTAAATATCAAGTTTCTAAAAGACAATCGTTTTTCGGAAGAGAAAGAAAAGAAGATAGAGAGGTTTTCAAATCAAAAGGGAAAACAATCAGAATAAAAGATCTGCCTGATAACCCTCAAAAAGAATTATCGAGTGTAGGTAACTACCGTTTAAGAGAGAAATTAAGCGATAAACAATTAAAAACAGGGGAAAGTGTAACGCTAGAATTTAGAGTGGAAGGAGAAGGAAACATCAATGCTATCCGTCAGCCGAATCTTAGCGAAACTGACTCTTTATTGTTCTACCCTCCTTCAGTTTCTCAGAGTATTAACAGAGCGAACGGAAAGGTAGTGGGAGCAAAAACCTTCCAATATTATATAGAGCCTCAAGAGCCAGGAGAATATCTACTAAAAGATTTTATTTCTTTATCGATATTTAATCCTAAAACAAAGAAGTATCAAACACTATATCCAGAAGGTAAGATTGTTGTAGAAGGAGAGAGCTTGCGAAATGCTCAGATTTCTAAATCTGATTTAGGATCTTTCTATGATGCGATGAAAAATGCCAATAATTCTTTGTTATTCATGGACG